One stretch of Prunus persica cultivar Lovell chromosome G1, Prunus_persica_NCBIv2, whole genome shotgun sequence DNA includes these proteins:
- the LOC18789915 gene encoding ABC transporter B family member 11, producing MAKENHANGNVIREQGTAASNGHSAVVEDSQNNPQDRSKSKEDGTKTVPYYKLFSFADSLDYLLMSVGTISAIGNGVCMPLMTIIFGDVINSFGGSGNNKDVVDAVSKVALKFVYLAVGAAAAAFLQMSCWMVTGERQAARIRSLYLKTILRQDVGFFDKEINTGEIVGRMSGDTVLIQEAMGEKVGTFIQLIATFVGGFVIAFIKGWLLTLVMLSSIPLLVLSGAFMGILISKMASSGQTAYSVAATVVEQTIGSIRTVASFTGEKQAITNYNNSLIKAYNSGVQEGLASGFGMGSVMLIMMCSYALAIWFGGKMILEKGYTGGEVINVVFAVLTGSMSLGQASPCLSAFAAGQAAAYKMFETIDRKPEIDASDTNGQQLHDIRGDIELRDVYFSYPARPDEQIFDGFSLSIPSGATAALVGESGSGKSTVISLIERFYDPLAGEVLIDGINLKEFQLKWIRQKIGLVSQEPVLFTCSIKDNIAYGKDGATTEEIRAAAELANAAKFIDKLPQGLDTMVGEHGTQLSGGQKQRVAIARAILKDPRILLLDEATSALDAESESIVQEALDRIMINRTTVVVAHRLSTVRNADTIAVIHRGTIVEKGPHSELIKDPEGAYSQLIMLQEMSSVSEQTAVNDHERLSSVDSRRHSSQRFSNLRSISRGSSGRENSNRHSFSISYGVPTAVDSLETASAGRHTPASASSRVSPEVSLRRLAYLNKPEIPVLLLGTIAAAVNGAILPIFAILISSVIKTFYEPPPQLRKDSKFWSLIFIVLGVATFIAMPARQYFFAVAGCKLIKRVRSMCYEKVVYMEVSWFDDPEHSSGAIGARLSADAASLRGVVGDALGLLVENSATAIAGLCIAFVANWQLAFIILVLMPLLGLTGYAQVKFLKGFSADAKKMYEDASQVANDAVGSIRTIASFCAEEKVIELYQKKCEGPIKTGIRRGLISGIGFGLSFFFLFSVYACSFYAGARLVAAGKTTFSDVFRVFFALAMTAIGVSQSGSLAPNLGKVKSSAASIFAILDRKSKIDSSDESGTTIENVKGEIELRHVSFKYPTRPDVPIFQDLCLTIHHGKTVALVGESGSGKSTVVSLLQRFYDPDSGHITLDGFEIQKLQLKWLRQQMGLVSQEPVLFNDTIRANIAYGKEGNATEAEIIAAAELANAHKFISSLQQGYDTIVGERGIQLSGGQKQRVAIARAIMKAPKILLLDEATSALDAESERVVQDALDRIMVDRTTIVVAHRLSTIKGADVIAVVKNGVIAEKGKHETLIGIKDGIYASLVALHASASS from the exons ATGGCTAAGGAAAATCATGCGAATGGAAATGTAATAAGGGAGCAGGGAACAGCAGCATCGAACGGCCACTCAGCAGTAGTGGAGGACTCTCAAAACAACCCCCAAGATAGAAGCAAGAGCAAGGAGGATGGCACCAAAACAGTACCATATTACAAGCTTTTCTCCTTTGCTGATTCCTTGGATTACCTGTTAATGTCTGTTGGTACAATCAGCGCTATTGGAAATGGGGTCTGTATGCCTCTAATGACCATAATCTTTGGAGATGTAATTAACTCCTTTGGAGGAAGTGGGAATAATAAAGATGTGGTTGATGCAGTTTCCAAG GTGGCTCTAAAGTTTGTCTACTTGGCGGTGGGAGCTGCTGCAGCTGCATTTCTAC AGATGTCTTGCTGGATGGTCACTGGAGAGAGACAGGCTGCTCGAATAAGAAGTTTATACTTGAAAACAATATTGAGGCAAGATGTTGGCTTTTTTGATAAAGAAATTAACACTGGGGAAATTGTTGGGAGGATGTCAGGTGATACTGTGCTCATTCAAGAGGCCATGGGCGAGAAG GTAGGAACTTTTATCCAGTTAATTGCAACATTCGTAGGAGGCTTTGTTATAGCATTTATTAAGGGATGGCTTCTCACCCTTGTCATGCTATCTTCTATCCCCCTTCTTGTCCTCTCTGGTGCCTTCATGGGCATACTTATATCAAAGATGGCATCCAGTGGACAAACTGCTTATTCAGTGGCAGCAACTGTGGTAGAGCAGACAATTGGTTCAATCAGAACA GTTGCATCGTTCACTGGAGAAAAGCAAGCTATAACTAATTACAACAACTCCTTAATTAAAGCTTACAACTCTGGTGTGCAAGAGGGTTTGGCATCTGGGTTCGGAATGGGTTCGGTTATGCTGATTATGATGTGTAGTTATGCTCTGGCTATATGGTTTGGAGGAAAGATGATACTTGAAAAAGGATATACAGGAGGAGAAGTCATCAATGTAGTTTTCGCTGTGTTGACTGGCTCCAT GTCTCTTGGGCAGGCATCTCCATGCTTGAGTGCATTTGCTGCTGGACAAGCTGCAGCTTATAAGATGTTTGAGACAATTGACAGAAAGCCAGAGATTGATGCTTCTGACACTAATGGGCAACAATTACATGATATCCGTGGGGACATAGAACTGAGGGATGTTTATTTTAGTTATCCTGCAAGACCGGATGAACAAATATTCGatggattttctctctcaattccTAGTGGTGCAACTGCTGCTTTGGTTGGAGAGAGTGGAAGTGGTAAATCAACTGTAATCAGTTTGATTGAGAGATTTTATGACCCTCTAGCTGGCGAAGTTCTTATTGATGGTATTAATCTCAAAGAGTTCCAGCTGAAATGGATCAGACAGAAAATAGGCCTTGTCAGCCAGGAACCTGTTTTATTTACTTGTAGCATTAAAGATAATATTGCCTATGGGAAGGATGGTGCAACCACTGAAGAAATAAGGGCCGCTGCTGAGCTTGCCAATGCTGCTAAATTCATAGACAAACTGCCCCAG GGACTAGACACAATGGTTGGTGAGCATGGAACTCAGCTATCTGGGGGCCAAAAGCAGAGAGTTGCAATAGCTAGAGCAATTCTCAAAGACCCAAGGATTCTACTTTTAGATGAAGCCACAAGTGCTCTTGATGCAGAATCTGAGAGCATTGTGCAGGAGGCACTGGACAGAATTATGATCAACCGGACTACTGTCGTTGTAGCCCACCGCTTAAGCACAGTAAGGAATGCTGACACCATTGCTGTTATACATCGAGGAACAATTGTCGAAAAAG GTCCACATTCTGAGCTAATTAAGGACCCTGAAGGAGCTTATAGCCAGCTTATAATGTTGCAAGAAATGAGCAGCGTGTCAGAACAGACTGCTGTAAATGATCACGAAAGGCTTAGCAGCGTGGATTCTCGAAGACATTCAAGTCAAAGATTTTCAAACTTACGATCCATAAGCCGGGGATCATCTGGAAGAGAAAATAGTAACCGTCATTCCTTCTCAATCTCATACGGGGTGCCCACTGCGGTCGATTCTCTTGAAACAGCATCTGCAGGACGTCATACTCCTGCTTCCGCATCATCAAGAGTGTCTCCAGAAGTCTCACTTCGCCGCCTGGCTTACCTGAACAAGCCAGAGATCCCAGTATTATTACTAGGTACTATAGCTGCAGCTGTCAATGGGGCAATCTTACCTATTTTTGCGATATTGATATCCAGTGTAATCAAGACCTTCTACGAGCCACCTCCTCAACTCCGTAAGGATTCGAAGTTTTGGTCATTAATCTTCATTGTTCTTGGAGTGGCAACTTTCATAGCAATGCCAGCAAGACAATACTTTTTTGCTGTGGCAGGCTGTAAGTTAATAAAACGAGTTCGATCAATGTGCTATGAGAAGGTGGTTTACATGGAAGTAAGTTGGTTTGACGATCCTGAGCACTCAAGTGGTGCAATTGGTGCAAGGCTTTCCGCAGATGCAGCTTCTCTGCGTGGGGtggttggagatgctctaggGTTGCTGGTTGAGAATTCAGCAACTGCAATTgctggtttgtgtattgcttTTGTGGCAAATTGGCAACTTGCTTTTATAATCCTGGTTTTGATGCCTCTATTAGGATTAACTGGTTATGCTCAAGTCAAGTTCTTGAAAGGATTCAGTGCAGATGCAAAG AAAATGTACGAGGACGCAAGTCAAGTAGCCAATGATGCAGTGGGGAGTATTCGAACAATTGCTTCCTTTTGTGCTGAAGAGAAGGTGATTGAATTGTACCAGAAGAAATGTGAAGGGCCTATTAAGACAGGGATAAGACGAGGATTAATCAGCGGGATAGGTTTTGGGCTAtcgttcttttttcttttttctgtgtaTGCCTGCAGTTTTTATGCTGGAGCCCGACTTGTTGCAGCAGGCAAGACAACATTCTCTGATGTTTTCCGG GTTTTCTTTGCTCTCGCGATGACAGCTATTGGAGTGTCTCAGTCAGGTTCCCTAGCCCCTAATCTTGGTAAAGTAAAGAGCTCTGCTGCTTCCATATTTGCCATTCTTGACCGGAAATCAAAAATAGACTCTAGTGATGAATCTGGAACAACTATAGAAAATGTGAAGGGAGAAATTGAACTTCGCCATGTCAGTTTCAAGTATCCAACTAGACCTGATGTACCAATCTTCCAGGATCTTTGCTTGACCATTCATCATGGCAAG ACAGTTGCTTTGGTTGGAGAAAGTGGAAGTGGGAAATCAACAGTCGTCTCATTGTTGCAGAGATTTTATGACCCTGATTCAGGTCACATTACATTAGATGGATTTGAAATCCAAAAGCTACAGCTCAAGTGGTTGAGACAGCAAATGGGACTGGTGAGCCAGGAGCCTGTATTGTTTAATGACACTATCAGAGCCAACATTGCATATGGAAAGGAAGGGAATGCAACAGAGGCTGAAATTATAGCTGCTGCAGAATTGGCAAATGCTCACAAGTTCATCAGTAGTTTACAACAG GGTTATGATACAATAGTAGGAGAGCGGGGGATTCAATTGTCTGGTGGACAGAAGCAAAGGGTGGCAATTGCACGAGCTATAATGAAGGCACCAAAGATACTACTACTAGATGAAGCCACAAGTGCTCTTGATGCTGAATCGGAACGAGTGGTTCAAGATGCATTGGACCGAATCATGGTGGATCGAACCACAATCGTGGTTGCCCATCGGTTATCCACAATAAAGGGTGCGGATGTAATCGCAGTGGTGAAAAATGGAGTCATTGCAGAGAAAGGAAAGCATGAAACTTTGATCGGTATCAAGGATGGCATTTATGCTTCTTTGGTAGCATTGCATGCAAGTGCCTCATCTTAG